A genomic segment from Bradyrhizobium diazoefficiens USDA 110 encodes:
- a CDS encoding ABC transporter permease, producing the protein MLTMIGKRLMFAIPSLIGVVIVTFLLTRALPGDPAAYFAGPAATKEAVEQIRKKLGLDRPLIEQFFRYTNDLAHGDFGNSLTTGQPVAAEIRNRLPASAELTLLGLIVSIVIAIPLGVLAATRPGSWVDHLCRVTTTAGVSLPVFFTGLVLVYVFYFRLGWSPAPLGRLDVFYSAPPTVTGFYLIDTLIARDLEAFRSALSQLILPATTLAIFSLAPIARMTRASMLAVLASEFVRTARASGLSPATVIVTYAFRNAMLPVITTLSMVFSFLLGANVLVEKVFAWPGIGSYAVEALISSDFAPVQGFVLTMAVMYVLLNLVIDILYGVIDPRVRLEG; encoded by the coding sequence ATGCTGACCATGATCGGCAAGCGCCTGATGTTCGCGATACCCTCGCTGATCGGCGTCGTCATCGTCACCTTCCTGCTGACGCGCGCGCTGCCTGGTGATCCCGCCGCGTATTTCGCCGGTCCCGCCGCGACGAAAGAGGCCGTCGAGCAGATCCGGAAGAAGCTCGGCCTCGACCGGCCGCTGATCGAGCAGTTCTTCCGCTACACCAACGACCTCGCCCATGGCGATTTCGGCAACTCGCTCACCACAGGCCAGCCGGTCGCCGCCGAGATCCGCAACCGCCTGCCGGCGTCGGCCGAGCTGACGCTGCTCGGCCTCATCGTCTCGATCGTCATCGCCATTCCGCTCGGTGTGCTGGCGGCGACGCGGCCGGGATCATGGGTCGATCACCTCTGTCGCGTCACGACGACGGCCGGCGTCTCGCTGCCGGTGTTCTTCACCGGGCTCGTTCTCGTCTACGTTTTCTATTTCCGGCTCGGCTGGTCGCCCGCGCCGCTCGGCCGTCTCGACGTGTTCTACAGCGCGCCGCCGACGGTGACCGGTTTCTATCTGATCGACACCCTGATCGCGCGCGACCTCGAGGCGTTCCGCTCGGCGCTGAGCCAGCTTATTTTGCCGGCCACCACGCTTGCGATCTTCTCGCTGGCACCGATCGCGCGCATGACCCGCGCCTCGATGCTGGCGGTGCTCGCCTCCGAATTCGTCCGCACTGCGCGCGCCAGCGGCCTGTCGCCGGCGACCGTCATCGTCACCTACGCCTTCCGCAACGCGATGCTGCCCGTGATCACCACGCTCAGCATGGTGTTCTCGTTCCTGCTCGGTGCGAACGTGCTGGTGGAAAAAGTGTTCGCCTGGCCCGGCATCGGATCCTATGCGGTGGAAGCGCTGATCTCGTCGGACTTCGCGCCGGTGCAGGGTTTCGTGCTGACCATGGCGGTCATGTACGTGCTGCTCAATCTCGTGATCGACATTTTGTACGGCGTAATCGATCCGCGCGTCAGGTTGGAGGGCTAA
- a CDS encoding ABC transporter permease, with translation MSSVAPAVEPVGPARTSGLVAILEQTRYVLGENKVTGFAFALLIVILIAAIFGPYVVPYDPLASDTAAALKAPSAAHWFGTDQLGRDIFSRVVVATRLDTFIAIASVVLVFLMGGLAGIAAGYFGGWTDRIVGRIADTIMAFPLFVLAMGIVAALGNTVQNIILATAIVNFPLYARVARAEANVRRNAGFVQAARLSGNGEFRILLVHILPNIMPIMIVQMSLTMGYAILNAAGLSFIGLGVRPPTAEWGIMVAEGAGFMVSGEWWIALFPGLALMIAVFCFNLLGDGLRDIVDPQRRT, from the coding sequence ATGAGCTCCGTTGCGCCTGCTGTTGAACCCGTCGGTCCCGCCCGTACCTCGGGACTGGTCGCGATCCTCGAACAGACCCGCTACGTTCTCGGCGAAAACAAGGTCACGGGTTTTGCCTTCGCCCTGCTGATTGTGATCCTCATCGCCGCGATCTTCGGTCCCTATGTGGTGCCGTATGATCCGCTCGCCTCCGACACCGCCGCGGCGTTGAAAGCGCCCTCGGCGGCGCACTGGTTCGGGACCGATCAGCTCGGCCGCGACATCTTCAGCCGCGTCGTCGTGGCCACGCGTCTCGATACCTTCATCGCGATCGCCTCCGTCGTGCTGGTGTTCCTGATGGGCGGCCTCGCCGGCATCGCGGCCGGCTATTTCGGCGGCTGGACCGACCGCATCGTCGGCCGCATCGCCGACACCATCATGGCGTTTCCGCTATTCGTGCTGGCGATGGGCATCGTCGCGGCGCTCGGCAACACGGTGCAGAACATCATTCTTGCGACCGCGATCGTGAACTTCCCGCTCTATGCCCGCGTCGCGCGTGCCGAGGCCAATGTCCGCCGCAATGCCGGCTTCGTGCAGGCCGCGCGCCTGTCCGGCAACGGTGAATTCCGCATCCTGCTGGTGCATATTCTCCCGAACATCATGCCGATCATGATCGTGCAGATGTCGCTGACCATGGGCTACGCCATCCTCAACGCCGCCGGCCTGTCCTTCATCGGCCTCGGCGTCCGCCCGCCGACCGCCGAATGGGGCATCATGGTCGCGGAAGGCGCGGGCTTCATGGTCTCAGGCGAATGGTGGATCGCGCTGTTCCCCGGCCTCGCTTTGATGATCGCCGTGTTCTGCTTCAACCTCCTCGGCGACGGCCTGCGCGACATCGTCGACCCGCAGCGGAGGACGTGA